Genomic window (Juglans microcarpa x Juglans regia isolate MS1-56 chromosome 2S, Jm3101_v1.0, whole genome shotgun sequence):
ttcaactcatttaaaatatttttgaacccaaacgaaatcttaaaaaaaaaaataaaggtcaAAAAGTAAGTGCTTTAggggataaaaaagaaaaaagaaaaaaagaattaaggCAGGATAATTGAAGTTAGGCAAAACCAATTTTAATCGCCGCTTCAGGTAATACAGTTGTTCCCCACAAAATTACCAATGATCCTATTTATAATTGACAACCTTGTCCTACTTTCTCCGTCACTCCTACCGATATCATTCAGTTGACTGTTGTCTACATCTCAGTGGACTGCACGTGTCGATCATGATCGAATTCACGTATgcaacctaattaattaattaagaaaatggaaaactCGGACcatattgttcttttttttagatAGTACTACTGGGACCGATAGTCTCAACCGATGATGAATCGATATAGtgtattttcagaattttttttttttatttctttcaagtattttttttatattttaaaatactttttttttttaaaaatatataaattaaataatattcactttcttaattattaaataaaaattaaaaaaaatcatcggtCAAATATCGGTAAACCATCAATTCaataagcatttttcttttctttttttacttttaagtatttttaattatttaaaaaaataatatatataaataaataaagaaaattaaaatgtataaacggTAAGATTCAACAGTAAGAAGGATTCcactaatatttttctttagcagtatttaaaaatgaaagttgaattaaTTAGAAAGTTAATACAAAACAAGATTACAAGAAATTTCTAgaactcaaataaataaatgcagcTAACCATTCACAGGGCCAGGAGTCACCAGCGCAGGACTCGGCTGATTGAAAGGCGGAGCCGCCAGTGTTGGAGGTGGCGGTGACGGCGGAGAAGGAGGTGGGTTATAGTCAGGCGGGGGCGGGCTTGGGTTAGGATTGGGTGGACTGGGCCGGCTGGAGCTGCTGGGATCAGGGCTTGGATTTGGGATGGGTGGGCTAGGTGGGCCATATATAGGATTGGGAATGGGAATCggagaagaagaaactgaaTGGCAGGAGTCGCCGGAGCATTTGTGAGTCTTCTGGAGCGGGTGGCGGAGAAGTCCAAATCCCAAGACAAGACCCAGAACCACCAACACCGTGACTACGAAGATGAAGATCTTCGTAGCTTTACCCACGTAACACATTTcctgcttttcttcttcttcaaaggtTTGAACTTGGGAATTCTGAATCTGATATGGGTTCTGCTTTGCTTTTCAATTTAGCAGAAGTGAGATTGGAGGCTGGGTTGGTTTGCTTTCGTCTTTTTCTCATGGCGTCGTCGTGGGGTGGAGAGGATGGAGGACAGAGATTGGAATAGGAGGCTGCATTTGTGCGTGTTGGTTGGTCGGTTTAGTTTGGATTGGCGTTTCGTGGTATTAAGGATTGGGAAAGGgtttaaatcataaattaaggTCTTTTTGTTTTCGGGGAGATGAGATAAAAAGTAATTCTGTAAATAATTgtgaaatgtataaatattatgtaattattttaaaaataaataattttattattaaaaaattaattctttttatgtaaattttatattttatttaattttttaaaaaataattatatgataatttat
Coding sequences:
- the LOC121253374 gene encoding chitin-binding lectin 1-like; the protein is MCYVGKATKIFIFVVTVLVVLGLVLGFGLLRHPLQKTHKCSGDSCHSVSSSPIPIPNPIYGPPSPPIPNPSPDPSSSSRPSPPNPNPSPPPPDYNPPPSPPSPPPPTLAAPPFNQPSPALVTPGPVNG